From a region of the Rathayibacter sp. VKM Ac-2804 genome:
- a CDS encoding FCD domain-containing protein, giving the protein MNSDERSAPPYRREGLVDHVTALFHEEIRSGRWAVGARIPVEPELVRWSGAGRNTVREAVQTLVQSGLVRREQGRGTFVIARSQLTTSLRKRLPSAERRDGLELRFAIDGATAALAAERRTAEDVETLRALLAARTRSWTGGDLAERTATDTALHRAVVAATHNALFLELYDGLTGLFETVLQDDVVGEEDRYAREHALLVDSIAAGDAAGARRAIEELLAPLLEPDGEQNLS; this is encoded by the coding sequence ATGAATTCCGACGAGCGTAGCGCGCCGCCGTACCGCCGCGAAGGCCTCGTCGACCACGTCACCGCCCTCTTCCACGAGGAGATCCGCTCCGGCCGCTGGGCGGTGGGCGCGCGGATCCCGGTGGAGCCGGAGCTGGTGCGCTGGAGCGGCGCCGGGCGCAACACCGTCCGCGAGGCCGTGCAGACGCTCGTGCAGTCCGGTCTGGTGCGGCGGGAGCAGGGGCGCGGCACCTTCGTGATCGCGCGCTCGCAGCTCACCACGTCGCTCCGGAAGCGGCTGCCCAGCGCGGAGCGGCGCGACGGCCTGGAGCTGCGCTTCGCGATTGACGGGGCGACCGCGGCGCTGGCGGCCGAGCGGCGGACCGCGGAGGACGTCGAGACACTGCGGGCGCTGCTCGCCGCCCGCACCCGCTCCTGGACGGGCGGCGACCTCGCCGAGCGGACCGCGACCGACACCGCGCTGCACCGCGCGGTCGTCGCCGCCACGCACAACGCGCTCTTCCTCGAGCTCTACGACGGGCTCACCGGGCTGTTCGAGACGGTGCTGCAGGACGACGTCGTCGGCGAGGAGGACCGGTACGCCCGCGAGCACGCCCTGCTGGTCGACTCGATCGCCGCGGGTGACGCGGCGGGGGCCCGTAGAGCGATCGAGGAGCTGCTGGCGCCGCTGCTGGAGCCGGACGGCGAGCAGAACCTCAGCTGA
- a CDS encoding MFS transporter, translating into MTSTVVTPERTALLALAAIVMTALNLRTAVTGFSPLLETIGADLGFGPSLYGAFGTIVTASFAVFGVVAARAARRFGLERTLAAATLVTTAGLVLRALSPSPLGLVLASVVAFAGVGTSNVLIVPIVKRCFADRLKTISSLYLALLQAGQFVAPLVAVPLASALDWRFAVGVWAVLTAIACLLWAALARRGEAGAAVAAAPSGLPGAWRTRLLWAMVLMLGMTALNTYAIITWLPTILVDAGADPAQGGALLALFSIFGLGAAFVVPPLTLGMRNPAIVVVVCVVLLAVGYVGLMVAPLAGAVAWVVCLGLGVSTFPMTLTLVNARTRSTAGSSVLSGATQGLGYALACAGPLLIGLLYEAQGGWTGSYVFLLASLVVLLVSGIAASRPRFLEDEASVR; encoded by the coding sequence ATGACGTCCACCGTCGTCACCCCGGAGAGGACCGCGCTCCTCGCACTCGCCGCGATCGTGATGACGGCGCTCAATCTGCGAACGGCCGTCACCGGCTTCAGCCCGCTGCTCGAGACGATCGGCGCCGACCTCGGCTTCGGCCCCTCGCTCTACGGCGCGTTCGGCACGATCGTCACCGCGTCCTTCGCCGTCTTCGGCGTGGTCGCCGCCCGAGCCGCCCGCCGCTTCGGCCTCGAGCGCACCCTCGCCGCCGCGACGCTGGTGACCACCGCGGGCCTGGTGCTCCGCGCGCTCAGCCCGAGCCCGCTCGGGCTGGTGCTCGCCTCGGTCGTCGCGTTCGCCGGAGTGGGGACCTCGAACGTCCTGATCGTGCCGATCGTGAAGCGCTGCTTCGCCGATCGGCTGAAGACGATCAGCTCGCTCTACCTCGCGCTGCTCCAGGCCGGGCAGTTCGTCGCCCCGCTGGTCGCCGTCCCGCTCGCCTCGGCCCTCGACTGGCGCTTCGCCGTCGGCGTCTGGGCGGTGCTGACCGCGATCGCCTGCCTGCTCTGGGCGGCGCTCGCCCGGCGCGGCGAGGCCGGCGCCGCCGTGGCCGCCGCGCCGTCCGGTCTGCCCGGCGCCTGGCGCACCCGCCTGCTCTGGGCGATGGTCCTGATGCTGGGCATGACCGCGCTGAACACCTACGCGATCATCACCTGGCTGCCGACGATCCTGGTCGACGCGGGCGCCGACCCGGCCCAGGGCGGCGCGCTGCTCGCCCTCTTCTCGATCTTCGGGCTCGGCGCGGCCTTCGTCGTCCCGCCGCTGACCCTCGGCATGCGGAACCCCGCGATCGTGGTCGTGGTCTGCGTCGTGCTGCTCGCCGTCGGCTACGTCGGCCTGATGGTCGCCCCGCTCGCCGGCGCCGTGGCCTGGGTGGTCTGCCTGGGCCTCGGCGTCAGCACCTTCCCGATGACGCTCACCCTCGTCAACGCGCGCACCCGCAGCACGGCCGGCTCCTCGGTGCTCTCCGGAGCGACGCAGGGCCTCGGCTACGCGCTCGCCTGCGCCGGGCCGCTGCTGATCGGCCTGCTCTACGAGGCGCAGGGCGGCTGGACCGGCTCGTACGTCTTCCTGCTCGCGAGCCTCGTCGTGCTGCTGGTCAGCGGGATCGCGGCGAGCCGTCCGCGGTTCCTCGAGGACGAGGCGTCGGTGCGCTGA
- a CDS encoding TetR/AcrR family transcriptional regulator, translating into MPTPERTTLEAIVRAAAEILEEEGLAGVTMQAVALRVGVRAPSLYKRVEGRDTLLRLVAEAALGEVAARVDPLEDAEELADALRAFGRERPAAFLLVMAPAPGTPVARQEFRDAASASVLRVAARLAGEEHALEAARTLTAWATGFVGMEINGAFTLGGDVESAWRFGLSRVVAALELAELSAPTPRPRGTADGSPRSR; encoded by the coding sequence ATGCCCACTCCCGAGCGCACCACCCTCGAGGCGATCGTCCGCGCCGCCGCCGAGATCCTCGAGGAGGAGGGGCTCGCCGGCGTGACGATGCAGGCCGTCGCGCTGCGCGTCGGCGTGCGCGCCCCCTCCCTCTACAAGCGGGTCGAGGGCCGCGACACCCTGCTGCGCCTGGTCGCGGAGGCGGCGCTGGGCGAGGTCGCCGCGCGCGTCGATCCGCTCGAGGACGCCGAGGAGCTCGCCGACGCCCTCCGCGCATTCGGTCGCGAGCGGCCCGCCGCCTTCCTCCTGGTGATGGCGCCGGCACCCGGGACCCCGGTGGCCCGGCAGGAGTTCCGCGACGCGGCGAGCGCCTCCGTCCTCCGCGTCGCCGCCCGGCTCGCGGGCGAGGAGCACGCGCTCGAGGCCGCGCGCACGCTCACCGCCTGGGCGACCGGCTTCGTCGGCATGGAGATCAACGGGGCGTTCACCCTGGGCGGCGACGTCGAGAGCGCCTGGCGCTTCGGCCTGAGCCGCGTGGTGGCAGCGCTGGAGCTCGCGGAGCTCAGCGCACCGACGCCTCGTCCTCGAGGAACCGCGGACGGCTCGCCGCGATCCCGCTGA